Below is a window of Microbacterium croceum DNA.
GGCGATCGGTTTCACCGTGATCCTGACGTGGGTGCACCTGCTCGAGGTGCAGCTGCGAAGCCTCGCTCCGGCATTCATCTGGAGACGCTCAGCAAACTCACAGCGATTTTCCTTGTCCCCCATTTGGGGGACAAGCAAAGTGGCGCTATTGTCTATTCAGTAGCTGGGGCTACAAGGCGGAGCATCTGGGGTGCGAAGCCGAACGCAGTGAGGCAGAGCAGCCACGTCCCTTGTGGTGAGCACCCTCTCGAGTACCGGTTGGGGAATCGGATGACTCGAGAGGGGCTGCCCGCTCCGACTCCTGAAGATCGTCACACGACGATGCGAGCGCCCGGCACCGGGCCATGCACATGCAGCGCTTCATGCCCGGAGCGCCGCAGCGCCGTCTGCACATCCTGCGCCGCCTCGGGATCGGCGCACAGCAACGCGATCGTCGGCCCGGAGCCCGAGACGATCCCCTGCAGCGCACCGGCGCGGATTCCGATGTCGATCGTCTCCGCCAGGTCGGGACGCTCAGAGAGCGCCGCCGCCTGCAGGTCGTTGTACAGCGTGTCCGCCAGTTGCGCGGGATCTCCGGATCGCAGTGCTTGGAGCACGGGGATCGGTACGTCGAGCGACATCGGCGGATCATCGGCGAGGGCGCCTTCCTCCTCGCGCAGGAGATCGAGCCGCCCGTAGACCACGGGCGTGGAAAGGCCGTGCTCGCTGGTGACCAGCACCCAGTCGAACCGGCCACGCGCCAGAGCGGGGTTGAGCTGGTCACCACGCCCCGTGCCCACGGCCGTGCCGCCGTGCAGCGCGAACGGCACGTCTGCGCCGAGCCGCGAAGCGAGCTCGTGCATCCGCGCGGCTGACAGGCCGGTGCCCCACAGCGCGTCGCACGCGACGAGTGCCGCCGCCGCATCCGCCGACCCTCCGCCCATTCCGCCGGCGACCGGGACGCGCTTGCGGATCTCGAGCGCGACCCCGCCGGGGTACTCGGTCGCCGCAGCCAGGAGCTTCGCTGCCCGCATCGCGAGGTTGCGATCGTCCAGCGGCACCTCGTCGACGTCATCGACGCCCGAGACCGTCAGCGAGAAGTCGTCCGCGTGACGGGCGATCACGTCCTCGTAGAGCGACACCGCCTGGAAGACCGTCGCGAGCGCGTGATAGCCGTCGTCATGGCGACCGCCGACCCCCAGATAGACGTTGATCTTCCCGGGGGCGCGCACGTGCACGGACTCGGTCGTCGCGGCGATGCTCATGATCGGATGTCCGTCACAGCTCCGAGGACTTCGCCCACAGGTTCACGTCGATCGCACCCGAGAGCTCGTCGATGCGCGTGAGCTCCTCCTTCGTGAACGCGGGGCCGTTCACCGCCGCGATGTTCTCATCGAGCTGCGAAGGACGCGAGGCGCCGATCAGCGCCGAGGCGACGACCGGGTTGCGCAGCGTCCACTGCAGCGCCAGCTGCGCGAGGGACTGCCCGCGCTCGCGGGCGACGTCGTTGAGCGACCGCAGCGTCTGCAGGGCTTCATCGCTGAGCCTTCCCTCCGGCATCGAACCGCGCTTCTGCGCGCGCTCAGCGGTGCCGTCGCCGAGGTACTTGTCGGTCAGCAGCCCCTGCGCCAGCGGCGTGAAGGCGATCGCGCCGAGGCCGTGCGTCTGGAGCGAATCGGTCAGCCCGTCCTCGATCCAACGGTTGAGGATCGAGTACGCGGGCTGGTGGATGATGAGCGGCGTACCGAGCTCCGCGGCCACGGCCACGGCCTCCTCCGTGCGCTCCGCGCTGTACGAGGAGATGCCGACGTAGAGGGCCTTGCCCTGGCGCACCAGGGTGTCGAGCGCTGCCACGGTCTCGGCGATCGGCGTCACGGGGTCGACCCGGTGCGAGTAGAAGATGTCGACGTAGTCGAGGCCCATGCGGGTCAGCGACTGCTCGGCGCTCGCGAGGATGTACTTGCGGCTGGCGAAATCACCGTAGGGTCCCGGCCACATGTCCCAGCCGGCCTTCGACGAGATGATCAGCTCGTCGCGGTACGGCCGGAAGTCCTCGGCGAAGATGCGGCCGAAGTTCTTCTCGGCCGA
It encodes the following:
- the mgrA gene encoding L-glyceraldehyde 3-phosphate reductase, translated to MTESSRFSPDVPELHRPYTAEASRYQQFAYRQVGSSGLYLPPISLGLWWNFGDNIPLDNQRALLRHAFDRGITHFDLANNYGPPYGSAEKNFGRIFAEDFRPYRDELIISSKAGWDMWPGPYGDFASRKYILASAEQSLTRMGLDYVDIFYSHRVDPVTPIAETVAALDTLVRQGKALYVGISSYSAERTEEAVAVAAELGTPLIIHQPAYSILNRWIEDGLTDSLQTHGLGAIAFTPLAQGLLTDKYLGDGTAERAQKRGSMPEGRLSDEALQTLRSLNDVARERGQSLAQLALQWTLRNPVVASALIGASRPSQLDENIAAVNGPAFTKEELTRIDELSGAIDVNLWAKSSEL
- a CDS encoding 4-(cytidine 5'-diphospho)-2-C-methyl-D-erythritol kinase, whose product is MSIAATTESVHVRAPGKINVYLGVGGRHDDGYHALATVFQAVSLYEDVIARHADDFSLTVSGVDDVDEVPLDDRNLAMRAAKLLAAATEYPGGVALEIRKRVPVAGGMGGGSADAAAALVACDALWGTGLSAARMHELASRLGADVPFALHGGTAVGTGRGDQLNPALARGRFDWVLVTSEHGLSTPVVYGRLDLLREEEGALADDPPMSLDVPIPVLQALRSGDPAQLADTLYNDLQAAALSERPDLAETIDIGIRAGALQGIVSGSGPTIALLCADPEAAQDVQTALRRSGHEALHVHGPVPGARIVV